A region of Desulfolithobacter dissulfuricans DNA encodes the following proteins:
- a CDS encoding bacteriohemerythrin: MKSFLRNNFRIQLIAPVAVAMTLCIVGAITYIVVMQNRASLVMNDKIGAGFDQLAEMVNSDLEKLASHHQKKLRQMRDSVKEALTRASRDALTETADSIQQELRQMRRQNGQTVALLLAQMAGPALLAKDYAALNQYVRGAHKNPNVVFVFYQDLSGRPLTRYLNRRNEKLKSYLPEKGRPDIDVIIKKAQDDPDVLVIGQQVESDGDKLGMVYLALDMTSARAKAATMQEHFEELIESNEEQIETILGRESSEILTAINTVIADLRQDIQTTAQTIRDDIKQANSKMVSQMRRLFVFGSLGGLAIVIIILMLNARSILRLLGGEPTSMVNMARRIAGGDLDIEISKQPGDQSSLLAALHDMVVSLQQLIGKVTAESSRLSSTSRDLEKAAEEMSGDALQSAERATAVAAATEEMSVNMNTVSMASEQAANNVNIVATAVEEMSSAVREIAGNTDKASRITQEAVRYAESSSEKVNTLGEAAREISKVTEVITEISEQTNLLALNATIEAARAGEAGKGFAVVANEIKELAKQTAEATGEIKNRINSIQQSTDDTVGEIQQISQVINDVNDIVSSIATAVEEQTSVTSDISANVTEAAQGISEVNENVAQSSAVAGEIARDISEVSELADNSRKCSIQVEISAQLLTAIVDEVRKETGRFKIAREILDASLQESGLDSGKDTIFAWSSALSVGIETIDNQHKKLVDLINRLYRAVINGENRTVSGEILDELVNYTATHFQTEERLFDQYGYSETKQHKNVHEKLVKQVVEFQQQFHAGAELDMSLLEFLKDWLVNHIMKTDKRYSSFLRQHGVS; encoded by the coding sequence ATGAAATCATTCCTGCGCAATAATTTCCGAATACAGCTCATAGCTCCTGTCGCCGTTGCCATGACACTTTGCATCGTTGGCGCGATCACTTATATTGTCGTCATGCAAAACCGCGCCAGCCTGGTGATGAACGACAAGATCGGCGCCGGCTTCGACCAGCTCGCCGAAATGGTCAACTCTGACCTGGAAAAGCTTGCTTCCCATCATCAAAAAAAACTTCGGCAGATGAGAGACTCGGTCAAGGAGGCCCTGACCAGGGCCTCCCGTGACGCCCTGACCGAGACAGCGGATTCCATCCAGCAAGAGCTCCGGCAGATGCGGCGGCAAAACGGCCAGACCGTGGCCCTGCTCCTGGCCCAGATGGCCGGCCCGGCACTGCTTGCCAAGGACTACGCCGCCCTCAACCAGTATGTGCGCGGGGCCCACAAGAATCCAAACGTGGTCTTTGTCTTCTACCAGGATCTCTCCGGCCGACCGCTGACCCGCTACCTGAACCGCAGGAACGAAAAGCTCAAATCCTATCTGCCTGAGAAAGGACGGCCGGATATCGACGTGATCATCAAGAAAGCCCAGGATGACCCTGATGTACTGGTTATCGGCCAGCAGGTGGAATCCGACGGAGACAAGTTGGGGATGGTCTACCTGGCCCTGGACATGACCTCGGCCCGGGCCAAAGCCGCGACCATGCAGGAACACTTCGAGGAACTGATCGAATCCAACGAAGAGCAGATCGAAACCATTCTCGGCCGGGAATCCTCCGAGATCCTCACCGCCATAAACACTGTTATCGCCGATCTGCGCCAGGATATCCAGACCACGGCCCAGACCATTCGTGACGATATCAAGCAGGCCAACTCGAAAATGGTCTCCCAGATGCGCCGGCTGTTCGTCTTCGGCAGCCTGGGTGGGCTGGCCATTGTCATCATCATCCTGATGCTCAATGCCCGCTCGATTCTCCGGCTCCTGGGCGGCGAGCCGACCAGCATGGTGAACATGGCCCGGCGGATCGCCGGGGGAGACCTGGATATCGAGATCAGCAAACAGCCCGGCGACCAGTCCAGCCTGCTGGCCGCCCTCCATGACATGGTCGTCAGCCTGCAGCAGCTCATCGGCAAGGTCACTGCTGAAAGCAGTCGACTCAGCTCCACATCCAGGGATCTTGAAAAGGCGGCCGAGGAGATGTCGGGCGACGCCCTCCAGTCGGCCGAGCGGGCCACCGCTGTAGCCGCGGCCACCGAGGAAATGAGCGTCAACATGAACACGGTTTCCATGGCCAGCGAGCAGGCGGCCAACAATGTCAACATTGTCGCCACTGCGGTGGAGGAGATGTCCTCGGCAGTCAGGGAAATCGCCGGCAACACCGACAAGGCCAGCCGTATTACCCAGGAGGCGGTCCGGTATGCGGAAAGCTCCTCAGAAAAGGTCAACACCCTGGGCGAGGCGGCCCGGGAAATCTCCAAGGTCACCGAGGTAATCACCGAAATTTCCGAACAGACCAACCTCCTGGCCCTGAACGCCACCATCGAGGCAGCCCGGGCCGGTGAGGCCGGCAAGGGATTTGCGGTCGTGGCCAATGAGATCAAGGAGTTGGCCAAACAGACCGCCGAGGCCACCGGTGAGATCAAGAACCGGATCAATTCCATCCAGCAGTCCACCGACGACACGGTTGGTGAAATCCAGCAGATATCCCAGGTGATAAACGACGTCAACGACATCGTCTCCTCCATTGCCACCGCTGTGGAAGAACAGACCAGTGTCACCAGCGATATCTCGGCCAATGTGACCGAGGCGGCCCAGGGTATCAGCGAGGTCAATGAAAACGTTGCTCAGAGTTCGGCTGTGGCCGGGGAAATCGCCCGCGATATCTCCGAGGTCAGCGAGCTGGCCGATAATTCGCGGAAATGCAGTATCCAGGTGGAAATCAGCGCCCAGCTGCTCACCGCCATTGTCGACGAGGTCCGGAAGGAGACCGGTCGTTTCAAGATTGCCCGGGAAATTCTGGATGCCTCGCTCCAGGAAAGCGGTCTGGACAGTGGCAAGGATACTATCTTCGCCTGGAGCAGTGCCCTGTCTGTGGGGATTGAGACCATCGACAATCAGCACAAAAAACTGGTCGACCTGATCAACCGTCTCTACCGGGCTGTGATCAATGGTGAAAACCGTACGGTATCCGGTGAGATCCTGGACGAGCTGGTCAACTACACAGCCACCCATTTCCAGACCGAAGAAAGACTCTTCGACCAGTATGGCTACAGTGAAACGAAGCAGCATAAAAACGTGCATGAAAAACTGGTCAAGCAGGTCGTTGAGTTCCAGCAGCAGTTCCATGCCGGGGCAGAGCTGGACATGTCCCTGCTGGAGTTCCTCAAGGACTGGCTGGTCAACCACATCATGAAGACCGACAAGCGCTATTCAAGCTTCCTCCGCCAGCATGGCGTATCCTGA
- a CDS encoding D-alanine--D-alanine ligase family protein has product MKKLRLALLAGGTSGEREVSLKGAAEVEKALDPAKYKVVRYDPATDLARLAAEANELDVAFILLHGLHGEDGTIQGFLDLLGVPYQGAGVLGSALAMDKNLAKALYRLHGLPVAPWEMARPADITDPKRLLATLRLPLVVKPVRQGSSLGMSIVHQAGDLPPALELAFTHDTEVMVEEFVSGTEITVGVLGNDELEALPLVEIIPDSRFEFFDYEAKYQPGATTEICPARVSDRVRDQAQKYSILAHRALKLRGYSRTDMIVAGEEIFLLETNTIPGMTPTSLFPQAAAEYGLSFSALLDRLIELALERQTGG; this is encoded by the coding sequence ATGAAGAAATTGCGTCTGGCACTGCTCGCCGGCGGCACCTCCGGCGAGCGCGAGGTGTCTCTCAAGGGAGCGGCCGAGGTGGAAAAGGCTCTGGATCCGGCAAAATACAAGGTGGTTCGCTATGATCCGGCCACCGACCTGGCCCGGCTTGCCGCCGAGGCGAATGAGCTCGATGTGGCCTTTATCCTCCTGCACGGCCTGCATGGGGAAGACGGGACCATTCAGGGTTTTCTGGACCTGCTGGGTGTTCCCTATCAGGGGGCGGGGGTGCTTGGCAGCGCGCTGGCGATGGATAAGAACCTGGCCAAGGCTCTCTACCGTCTGCACGGGCTACCGGTAGCCCCGTGGGAGATGGCCAGACCAGCGGATATCACCGACCCGAAGCGGTTGCTCGCCACCCTCAGACTGCCGCTGGTGGTCAAGCCGGTCCGCCAGGGATCGTCGCTGGGCATGTCCATCGTCCACCAGGCAGGAGATTTACCCCCGGCCCTGGAGCTGGCCTTCACTCATGACACCGAGGTCATGGTGGAGGAATTTGTCAGCGGCACGGAGATAACCGTGGGTGTGCTCGGCAATGACGAGCTCGAAGCCCTGCCGCTGGTGGAGATCATACCGGACAGCCGGTTTGAATTTTTTGATTACGAGGCCAAGTATCAGCCTGGGGCCACCACCGAGATCTGTCCCGCCCGGGTGAGCGATCGGGTCCGGGACCAGGCTCAGAAATACTCCATTCTGGCCCACCGTGCCCTCAAATTGCGGGGCTACAGTCGCACCGACATGATCGTTGCCGGTGAGGAGATCTTTCTCCTGGAGACCAACACCATCCCCGGCATGACCCCCACCAGCCTCTTTCCCCAGGCCGCAGCCGAGTATGGGCTTTCCTTTTCAGCCCTGCTCGACCGTCTCATCGAGCTGGCCCTTGAGCGGCAAACTGGTGGTTGA
- the serS gene encoding serine--tRNA ligase yields the protein MLELRFLRENLELVREKTIRRGLDPALIDAFARTDSRRRDLLAEVENLKNRRNTVSREIARLKKEGEHEKAEPLIVEMREVSARIKKLDAELATVQEELDRIVLSIPNLCDDSVPVGRDDSDNVEIRRWGTPPEFTFTPKPHWEIGEQLGILDFETSAKLAGARFALLKGFASRLERALINFFLDLHTQKHGYTEVLPPFMVNTRTMTGTGQLPKFKDDLFKIEDWDLWLIPTAEVPVTNIHSGETLAETDLPIKYTAYTPCFRSEAGSYGKDTRGLIRQHQFEKVELVKFCTPETSDQELESLLADAEEVLQLLELPYRVVTLCTGDLGFSATKTYDIEVWLPGQNTFREISSCSNFLDFQARRMGIRYRPEGARKSRLVHTLNGSGLAVGRTLLAILENYQQEDGTVRLPEVLAPYFENRF from the coding sequence ATGCTTGAACTACGTTTTCTCCGGGAAAACCTGGAACTGGTCCGTGAAAAAACCATCCGCCGGGGCCTGGATCCGGCACTCATCGATGCATTTGCCCGTACCGACAGCCGGCGGCGCGACCTGCTGGCCGAAGTGGAAAACCTCAAAAATCGGCGCAACACTGTCTCGCGGGAAATCGCCCGGCTCAAAAAAGAGGGGGAACACGAGAAGGCAGAACCGCTGATCGTGGAAATGCGGGAGGTTTCCGCCCGCATCAAGAAGCTGGACGCGGAACTGGCCACGGTCCAGGAAGAACTGGACCGCATCGTCCTCTCCATCCCCAACCTGTGCGATGACTCGGTACCGGTTGGCCGGGATGACAGCGACAACGTGGAAATTCGCCGCTGGGGCACCCCGCCGGAGTTTACCTTCACCCCGAAGCCGCACTGGGAAATCGGCGAACAGCTGGGGATCCTGGATTTTGAGACCTCGGCCAAGCTGGCCGGAGCCCGCTTTGCCCTGCTCAAGGGGTTCGCCTCCCGGCTGGAACGGGCCCTGATCAACTTCTTCCTCGACCTCCATACCCAGAAACATGGCTACACCGAGGTCCTGCCACCGTTCATGGTCAACACCAGAACCATGACCGGCACCGGCCAGCTGCCCAAGTTCAAGGACGACCTGTTCAAGATCGAAGACTGGGACCTGTGGCTGATCCCAACCGCCGAGGTACCGGTGACCAATATCCACAGCGGCGAGACCCTGGCAGAGACGGACCTGCCCATCAAGTACACCGCCTATACCCCCTGTTTCCGTTCCGAGGCCGGCTCCTATGGCAAGGATACCCGGGGACTCATCCGTCAGCACCAGTTCGAGAAAGTGGAGCTGGTCAAGTTCTGTACCCCGGAGACCTCTGACCAGGAGCTGGAAAGCCTGCTGGCCGATGCCGAGGAGGTCCTGCAGCTTCTTGAGCTGCCCTACCGGGTAGTGACGCTTTGTACCGGTGATCTTGGCTTTTCGGCCACCAAGACCTATGACATCGAGGTCTGGCTCCCGGGCCAGAACACCTTTCGCGAGATCTCGTCCTGCTCCAACTTCCTTGACTTCCAGGCCCGGCGCATGGGTATCCGCTACCGGCCCGAAGGGGCCAGAAAAAGCCGCCTGGTACACACCCTGAACGGCTCCGGGCTGGCCGTGGGCCGTACTCTGCTGGCCATCCTGGAAAATTACCAGCAGGAAGATGGCACCGTGCGGTTGCCGGAGGTGCTTGCGCCCTATTTCGAAAATCGGTTTTAA
- the tatC gene encoding twin-arginine translocase subunit TatC translates to MTSTSFNNGLVLFLSELRRSIRGLGLAVMVMTVVLFIGSSGLISVFQEHLHEKLYFFSVAGPFLAHVKIAFFGALYLLMPWIMYVLWKALGAPFGVRGKKLFWFVFATCLLFYAGTIFCYMVTLPLGVKFLLGFQSQELRPVISIGRFVNFVTIFVLAFGVIFELPVFMIFCAQVGVISRRTFEKNRRYAILVIAILAALLTPTPDVVNMALMGGPLYLLYEAGILVIRLLRLDEKRQERAKALALVGQNPEEGSPVSRPEQ, encoded by the coding sequence GTGACTTCGACCAGTTTCAATAACGGCCTGGTGCTGTTTCTCTCCGAGCTGCGGCGCTCGATCCGGGGCCTTGGCCTGGCCGTCATGGTCATGACCGTGGTCCTGTTTATCGGCTCTTCGGGTTTAATTTCGGTATTCCAGGAACATCTGCATGAGAAACTCTATTTTTTCTCGGTGGCGGGTCCGTTCCTGGCCCATGTGAAGATTGCCTTTTTCGGTGCACTCTACCTGTTGATGCCGTGGATCATGTATGTGCTCTGGAAGGCCCTGGGCGCGCCCTTCGGGGTTCGGGGTAAAAAGCTCTTCTGGTTTGTGTTCGCCACCTGTTTGCTCTTTTATGCCGGCACCATCTTCTGCTACATGGTCACCCTGCCGCTGGGGGTCAAGTTTCTGCTCGGTTTCCAGTCCCAGGAGCTGCGGCCGGTGATTTCCATTGGCCGGTTTGTCAACTTTGTCACCATCTTCGTCCTGGCCTTCGGCGTCATTTTTGAACTGCCGGTATTCATGATTTTCTGCGCCCAGGTGGGTGTGATCTCCCGCCGCACCTTTGAAAAAAACCGGCGCTATGCCATCCTGGTCATTGCCATCCTGGCCGCCCTGCTGACCCCCACACCGGATGTGGTCAACATGGCCCTCATGGGTGGGCCGCTTTACCTGCTCTATGAGGCGGGTATCCTGGTGATCAGGCTGCTGCGGTTGGATGAAAAACGACAGGAGCGGGCCAAGGCCCTGGCCCTGGTCGGACAGAATCCGGAGGAGGGTAGCCCGGTGTCCAGGCCCGAGCAATAA
- a CDS encoding DUF523 domain-containing protein: MHTVKKCLVSACLTGLYTRYDGCIKYSRPCMEALAPYHWIPVCPEQLGGLPTPRPPAELIGGDGFQVLDGRARVLTRNGEDLTEAFIRGARQVLLLAEMMDIDLAFLKSGSPSCGTTPLAGVTTALLQRHGITVQEF, translated from the coding sequence ATGCATACTGTAAAAAAATGCCTGGTCAGCGCCTGCCTGACCGGACTGTACACCCGTTATGACGGCTGTATCAAATACTCCAGGCCCTGCATGGAAGCCCTGGCCCCGTACCACTGGATCCCGGTCTGTCCGGAACAGCTGGGCGGGCTGCCCACACCGCGGCCACCGGCGGAGCTCATTGGAGGCGATGGCTTCCAGGTCCTGGATGGCCGGGCCCGGGTCCTGACCCGGAACGGGGAGGATCTTACCGAGGCCTTCATCCGTGGTGCCCGCCAGGTTCTCCTGCTGGCAGAGATGATGGATATAGACCTGGCCTTTTTAAAAAGCGGCAGCCCATCGTGTGGAACCACCCCCCTGGCCGGGGTGACCACGGCCCTGCTGCAGCGCCACGGCATCACCGTCCAGGAGTTCTGA
- a CDS encoding FtsB family cell division protein, protein MASPSRPLTGYEKRRLRQIIVVVIVLVLLWVLFAPGGGYLQYRRLQKEIDTLVRENMVLEEQNGLLRQEINRLQRDEAYLEELARKKYGLLRKNEEVFDFGPATPSNRKKE, encoded by the coding sequence ATGGCCTCCCCATCCCGTCCCTTGACCGGCTATGAAAAACGGCGGTTGCGTCAGATCATCGTCGTGGTGATCGTCCTGGTGCTGCTCTGGGTCCTGTTCGCCCCGGGCGGGGGCTACCTGCAGTACCGGCGGCTGCAGAAAGAGATTGATACCCTGGTCCGGGAGAATATGGTCCTGGAAGAGCAGAACGGTCTCTTGCGCCAGGAGATAAACCGTCTTCAGCGGGACGAGGCCTATCTTGAAGAGCTGGCCAGGAAGAAGTACGGTCTGCTCAGGAAAAACGAAGAGGTGTTTGATTTCGGTCCGGCCACCCCTTCCAACAGGAAAAAGGAATAA
- a CDS encoding FmdB family zinc ribbon protein, producing MPIYEYVCKDCGQHFEVLTTGSRSSETVKCEKCGSLNVKKTISAASFRIGPGGASIPGGAMSGCSSKGGFS from the coding sequence ATGCCAATCTATGAATACGTCTGCAAGGACTGCGGCCAGCATTTTGAAGTGCTGACCACCGGATCCCGGTCGAGCGAGACTGTCAAGTGCGAGAAATGCGGCAGTCTCAACGTGAAAAAAACCATTTCCGCCGCCTCGTTCCGCATTGGACCTGGGGGCGCCTCCATCCCGGGCGGGGCCATGTCCGGCTGCTCCTCCAAGGGTGGTTTTTCCTGA
- a CDS encoding uracil-DNA glycosylase has translation MSRSEEAALRLSPRNGTILLGEVRRLLRFHQQLGIFRYPASKALRSFLRRDRQPVVSGSAPLRPGFTPDRVMSEPLPEAGPLLAQLEEELARCTRCPLAKERRGVVPGQGSHRPRLVVVGDWSVQQGTFEAGLIWGREEDAMFWKMMAAIGLDRESVYVTNTVKCCSGKADISPACEQACRAWLERELAAFTPRVICGMGESAARILLDSRAPLVRLRGRFHRYRLARNNAIRIMPTFHPRFLLRHPEMKKAVWLDLQAIQRCLQAR, from the coding sequence ATGTCCAGGTCGGAGGAAGCCGCGCTCCGGCTCTCGCCGCGTAACGGCACCATTCTCCTTGGGGAGGTGCGGCGTCTGCTCCGTTTCCACCAGCAGCTCGGCATTTTCCGCTACCCGGCGTCGAAAGCTCTGCGGTCTTTTCTGCGCCGTGACAGGCAACCCGTTGTTTCCGGTTCGGCGCCACTCCGCCCCGGGTTCACGCCGGACAGGGTTATGTCTGAACCCCTGCCCGAGGCAGGCCCCCTCCTGGCGCAGTTGGAGGAGGAACTGGCCCGCTGTACCCGCTGTCCGCTGGCGAAAGAGCGCCGGGGCGTGGTTCCCGGCCAGGGCAGTCACCGGCCCAGACTGGTGGTGGTGGGAGACTGGTCTGTCCAGCAGGGGACCTTTGAAGCTGGGCTGATCTGGGGTCGGGAAGAGGACGCCATGTTCTGGAAGATGATGGCGGCCATCGGCCTGGACCGGGAATCGGTCTATGTCACCAACACCGTCAAATGCTGCTCTGGAAAGGCGGATATTTCCCCTGCCTGCGAACAGGCGTGCCGGGCCTGGCTGGAGCGGGAACTGGCCGCTTTTACCCCCCGGGTGATCTGTGGTATGGGCGAGAGCGCGGCCCGGATTCTACTCGACAGCCGGGCGCCCCTGGTCCGCCTCCGGGGCCGGTTTCACCGCTATAGGCTGGCCCGGAATAACGCTATTCGTATCATGCCCACCTTCCACCCCCGTTTTCTCCTCCGTCACCCGGAGATGAAGAAGGCGGTGTGGCTGGACCTGCAGGCGATCCAGCGGTGTCTGCAGGCCAGATGA
- a CDS encoding PqqD family protein, producing MLFRKKTPATPSPQDRRHALACIPVRNPEVEDEMQENGELRLSWPVEVRPWFQGVFKRFSLQQNAVITRKLQLDILGMTVWKLVDGEKSVGEIVTAFQELYQLEQREAEIAVTSFFKELGRRGLVAMRSPGE from the coding sequence ATGCTGTTTAGAAAAAAGACTCCAGCCACGCCCAGCCCCCAGGACCGACGCCACGCCCTTGCCTGCATCCCGGTCCGCAACCCGGAAGTGGAGGATGAAATGCAGGAAAACGGTGAACTGCGACTTAGCTGGCCGGTGGAGGTCAGACCCTGGTTCCAGGGTGTTTTCAAACGGTTCAGCCTGCAGCAGAACGCGGTCATCACCAGAAAACTGCAGCTCGATATTCTGGGAATGACGGTCTGGAAACTGGTGGACGGAGAAAAAAGCGTTGGGGAGATCGTGACCGCATTCCAGGAGCTCTATCAGCTGGAACAGCGCGAGGCCGAGATTGCGGTCACCTCGTTCTTCAAGGAACTGGGCCGGCGCGGCCTTGTGGCCATGCGTTCACCCGGGGAGTGA
- a CDS encoding cyclic nucleotide-binding domain-containing protein, translating into MNSPEETKSQHIFSQDHIEQALLFLRRLPVFAETPLDILRLYAYLAQKEHYHKGDIILRHATPCDRMFLIVSGQVAICHHRENKLFLFQELKGEELNYFGELSLVSKFNSPFCAVARSETVLYSLTREAFRRVMERYPERYISAVEKIVELRIQRFVAQTNFLLDRLSEEALEAITLTEADFM; encoded by the coding sequence ATGAACTCACCAGAGGAAACTAAATCGCAGCATATCTTTTCCCAGGACCACATAGAGCAGGCCCTGCTGTTTCTGAGACGGCTGCCTGTTTTCGCAGAGACACCGCTTGATATCCTCCGACTTTATGCCTACCTTGCCCAGAAGGAACATTACCACAAGGGCGATATCATTCTGCGCCATGCCACTCCCTGTGACCGGATGTTCCTCATCGTTTCGGGCCAGGTCGCCATCTGCCATCACCGGGAGAACAAGCTTTTTCTTTTCCAGGAGCTCAAGGGCGAGGAACTCAATTATTTTGGCGAGCTGTCCCTGGTTTCAAAATTCAACTCGCCCTTCTGCGCCGTGGCCCGGAGTGAGACTGTGCTCTATTCTCTCACCAGAGAGGCCTTTCGCCGAGTCATGGAACGCTACCCGGAGCGCTATATATCGGCGGTGGAAAAAATAGTTGAACTCCGCATCCAGCGGTTCGTGGCCCAGACCAATTTTCTTCTGGATCGGCTGAGTGAGGAGGCGCTGGAGGCCATTACCCTGACCGAAGCGGATTTCATGTGA
- a CDS encoding ABC transporter transmembrane domain-containing protein — MRVTRRPLFSWILHRHRGMQLILLAIILASLFFRVFPLEMQKRIINEAIHLRKQDLLFLYCGLYIGAVTLAGISKYAINVLQTIIGQKILVEMRQELYHHILQLPLQFYRKMQPGTVVSAMTSELNAIGFFLGGALAIPLTSILTFVVFLGYMYSLSPLLALLSMGVYPLEVIVIPLLQKKYNRLNRRRIKTVRSMANVVNEAISGIHEIHANASYNLEERRIGNHIRALYNHLKKLFFVKYGIKFANNLFQSFGPFILFLVGGYLAIHGKFTLGALVAFLSAYEKVYDPWKEMIEYYQSYQDARVRYRQIMQIFDMDPAHSILPEGREPLQLEGNIEIKNAGFSINTDIKLLQRINLDIQAGEQVALVGFSGSGKSTLVLLIAQLYDLTSGSILLDGYDIATLSKQDINHNMTMIAQRPFIFTGTIRQNLLYGVQALHGGDPHIEPERRTILQAVRDVGLEEDIIRFGFQSVLDEEQCEPFRERFLRMRQIISIDLRHEFADTVEFYNARSFLYYSSIHDNIVFGEGADNLFATDNLPDNREFMQLLERTGMLEPLLELGFSIAIHTVELLGDYADDEFFFRSTPMEPTELQAYAELVRKLNGDLPTSATDQRMLLILALRFIPAVHKITSLPQGLDRNILELRHRFLREVARVDLDHCLSKGTLRPCGKNEKCGDRCTFIPYCPSQYLYSHTLLDNILFGALKTADKIDSRLIQLASKAFEKEDLLDDILDIGLNFHVGSKGDRLSGGQQQKLAIARAFMRDTPILIMDEATASLDNASQARIQELVSTRFRDRRKTVIAVMHRLDLAPSYDRIVVLKAGSIIEQGKYDELMARKGAFYELTRGN; from the coding sequence ATGCGAGTCACCAGACGCCCTCTCTTTTCCTGGATTCTGCACCGCCACCGCGGCATGCAGCTGATCCTGCTCGCCATCATCCTCGCCAGCCTCTTTTTCCGGGTCTTTCCCCTGGAGATGCAGAAACGGATCATCAACGAGGCCATCCACCTGCGCAAGCAGGATCTGCTCTTTCTCTACTGCGGGCTCTATATCGGCGCCGTGACCCTGGCCGGAATATCCAAGTACGCCATCAATGTCCTGCAGACCATCATCGGCCAGAAAATCCTGGTGGAGATGCGCCAGGAACTCTACCACCACATCCTCCAGCTGCCCCTGCAGTTCTACCGGAAGATGCAGCCGGGTACCGTGGTCTCGGCCATGACGTCGGAACTCAATGCCATTGGTTTCTTCCTCGGCGGCGCCCTGGCCATCCCCCTGACCTCCATTCTGACCTTTGTGGTCTTCCTCGGCTACATGTACAGCCTCAGTCCACTGCTGGCCCTTTTGAGCATGGGAGTCTATCCCCTGGAAGTAATAGTCATCCCCCTGCTGCAGAAAAAATACAACCGTCTCAACCGGAGGCGAATCAAGACCGTCCGCTCCATGGCCAACGTGGTCAACGAGGCCATCTCCGGCATCCACGAAATCCACGCCAATGCCAGCTATAACCTTGAGGAGCGCCGGATCGGCAATCATATCCGGGCCCTCTACAACCATCTGAAGAAACTCTTCTTCGTCAAATACGGCATCAAGTTCGCTAACAACCTGTTCCAGTCTTTCGGGCCGTTCATCCTCTTCCTGGTGGGCGGCTACCTGGCCATCCACGGCAAGTTTACCCTCGGCGCGCTGGTGGCCTTCCTCTCGGCCTACGAAAAGGTCTACGATCCCTGGAAGGAGATGATCGAGTACTACCAGTCCTACCAGGATGCCAGGGTCCGCTATCGACAGATCATGCAGATCTTTGACATGGATCCGGCCCACTCGATCCTGCCCGAAGGGCGGGAACCGCTGCAGCTCGAAGGTAATATCGAGATAAAAAACGCAGGATTTTCCATCAACACCGACATCAAACTGCTCCAGCGGATCAACCTGGACATCCAGGCCGGTGAACAGGTGGCCCTGGTCGGCTTCTCCGGATCCGGGAAATCCACCCTGGTCCTGCTCATCGCCCAGCTCTACGACCTCACCAGCGGCTCCATCCTTCTCGATGGCTACGACATCGCCACCCTGAGCAAGCAGGACATCAACCACAACATGACCATGATCGCCCAGCGGCCGTTCATCTTCACCGGCACCATCCGCCAGAACCTGCTCTACGGGGTCCAGGCCCTGCACGGTGGCGATCCGCACATCGAACCGGAGCGGCGGACTATTCTCCAAGCGGTCCGCGACGTGGGCCTCGAGGAGGATATCATCCGGTTTGGCTTCCAGAGCGTACTTGACGAGGAGCAGTGCGAACCATTCAGGGAGCGGTTCCTGCGCATGCGGCAAATCATCAGCATCGACCTGCGGCACGAGTTCGCCGATACGGTGGAATTCTACAACGCCCGCAGTTTCCTCTACTACTCGAGCATTCATGACAACATCGTATTCGGCGAAGGGGCGGATAACCTCTTTGCCACCGATAACCTGCCGGACAACCGCGAATTCATGCAGCTCCTGGAACGGACCGGGATGCTGGAGCCCCTGCTGGAGCTCGGATTTTCCATTGCCATCCATACAGTGGAACTTCTCGGTGACTATGCTGACGACGAGTTCTTTTTCCGCAGCACACCGATGGAACCCACGGAACTCCAGGCCTATGCCGAACTGGTAAGGAAACTCAACGGTGACCTGCCCACCAGCGCCACCGACCAGCGGATGCTGCTCATCCTGGCCCTGCGCTTCATCCCGGCGGTCCACAAGATCACCTCGCTGCCCCAGGGACTCGACCGGAATATCCTGGAACTGCGCCACCGGTTTCTCCGTGAGGTCGCCCGGGTCGATCTGGACCACTGCCTGAGCAAGGGTACCCTCCGACCCTGCGGCAAGAATGAAAAATGTGGAGATAGATGTACTTTTATCCCATACTGTCCCAGCCAGTATCTCTACTCCCATACCCTGCTCGACAATATCCTTTTCGGCGCCCTGAAAACCGCGGACAAGATCGACTCCCGGCTGATTCAGCTGGCCAGCAAGGCATTTGAAAAGGAAGACCTGCTTGACGACATCCTGGATATCGGTCTCAACTTTCATGTCGGCAGCAAGGGGGACCGGCTTTCCGGCGGCCAGCAGCAGAAACTGGCCATTGCCCGGGCCTTCATGCGCGACACGCCGATCCTGATCATGGACGAGGCCACTGCCAGCCTGGATAACGCCTCCCAGGCCCGTATACAGGAGCTGGTCAGTACCCGGTTCCGGGACCGGCGCAAGACCGTAATCGCGGTCATGCACCGGCTGGACCTGGCCCCATCCTATGACCGGATCGTGGTCCTCAAGGCCGGCTCGATCATAGAACAGGGCAAGTATGACGAACTCATGGCACGTAAAGGAGCCTTTTATGAACTCACCAGAGGAAACTAA